In Syntrophomonas wolfei subsp. wolfei str. Goettingen G311, a single window of DNA contains:
- the coaBC gene encoding bifunctional phosphopantothenoylcysteine decarboxylase/phosphopantothenate--cysteine ligase CoaBC: MAKTVGLGITGGIAVYKLAELVSLLKKENIDVIVMMTEAATKFVTPLTFKTLSGREVITSLWQDSQEWKVQHIGVAEELDLLVIAPATANFIAKMAHGLADDLLSTVVLANTAPVLVVPAMNSNMFINPVVQDNIKKLQSYGLSIMQPGTGQLACGTSGPGRLPSAQEILAEINQILFPQKDLLGKRLMVNAGTTCEDIDPVRFISNRGTGKMGYCIAQEAVSRGAEVILVSGRTHLEPPTGVEMVSVWGAEEMCAAMLKYQARCDIIIGAAAVGDFRIAQVAGQKLKKTEQSSQKMVLELIGTPDILKELGKNKPEHQIMVGFAAETENVLENARKKLESKKLDFIVANDVTMEGAGFATDTNIVTIINKDGQVSPLPKMSKEEVAGAILDEVLKLL; this comes from the coding sequence ATGGCAAAGACAGTTGGACTTGGGATTACTGGTGGTATTGCGGTGTACAAGCTGGCGGAACTGGTAAGCCTGCTTAAGAAAGAAAATATCGATGTTATCGTGATGATGACCGAAGCAGCCACCAAATTTGTAACCCCCTTAACTTTTAAGACCCTGTCGGGGCGTGAAGTAATTACCAGCCTGTGGCAGGATAGCCAGGAATGGAAAGTACAGCATATTGGAGTAGCGGAGGAATTGGATTTATTGGTGATTGCTCCGGCAACAGCCAACTTTATAGCCAAAATGGCGCATGGTCTGGCCGATGATCTGCTTTCAACTGTCGTTTTGGCCAACACTGCTCCTGTATTGGTGGTTCCTGCCATGAATAGCAATATGTTTATCAACCCTGTGGTACAGGATAATATTAAAAAATTACAAAGCTATGGCTTATCTATAATGCAACCGGGGACCGGACAATTAGCCTGTGGTACCAGCGGCCCGGGAAGGCTCCCCTCAGCCCAGGAGATACTTGCCGAAATCAATCAAATCTTGTTTCCTCAAAAAGATTTGTTGGGGAAACGTTTGATGGTTAATGCCGGTACAACCTGTGAGGATATCGACCCGGTTAGGTTTATTTCAAATAGGGGCACTGGGAAAATGGGGTATTGTATAGCCCAGGAAGCAGTATCCAGGGGAGCTGAAGTCATTCTCGTAAGCGGAAGGACTCATCTGGAACCCCCGACTGGAGTTGAGATGGTTTCAGTCTGGGGAGCGGAGGAGATGTGTGCAGCGATGCTTAAATACCAGGCAAGATGTGATATAATTATTGGCGCTGCAGCGGTAGGCGACTTTAGAATTGCTCAAGTGGCCGGCCAAAAACTTAAGAAAACAGAACAGAGCTCCCAAAAAATGGTGTTGGAGCTGATAGGAACCCCGGATATCTTGAAGGAACTAGGCAAGAATAAGCCGGAACATCAGATTATGGTAGGATTCGCGGCGGAAACAGAAAATGTGTTGGAAAATGCTCGTAAAAAATTGGAGAGCAAGAAGCTGGATTTTATTGTGGCCAATGATGTTACTATGGAGGGGGCCGGATTTGCTACAGATACTAATATAGTAACTATCATAAATAAAGATGGTCAGGTTTCTCCCTTGCCCAAAATGAGTAAAGAGGAAGTGGCTGGGGCCATACTGGATGAAGTGCTTAAATTACTTTAG
- a CDS encoding DNA-directed RNA polymerase subunit omega, whose amino-acid sequence MIPSSTRELLNIADSKYAVVVAVAKRARTLSEKYKEDENYRLSTMVTRALDEVVNGKVIIEPSKEDGSREV is encoded by the coding sequence GTGATTCCGTCTTCCACCAGAGAATTACTCAACATAGCTGATAGTAAATATGCAGTGGTAGTTGCGGTTGCCAAAAGGGCCAGAACCCTTTCCGAGAAGTATAAAGAGGATGAAAACTACCGGCTTTCAACCATGGTAACCCGAGCTTTGGATGAGGTCGTGAATGGTAAAGTAATAATTGAGCCATCAAAAGAAGATGGTTCTCGGGAGGTGTAA
- the gmk gene encoding guanylate kinase, translated as MNRKGILFVISGPSGVGKGTLKKALLDQTKDLNLSISATTRPARLGEVHGQHYFFVDQAKFREMIEQDAFLEWAQVYSNLYGTPRGFVLNHLQQGRDVLLEIDIQGALQVKEKMPSGVFIFIYPPNLEELAFRLVSRGQDSQDSIEARLAACENELKHIDYYDYLVVNDKIDRALQKITAIIIAERCKIKNLNMR; from the coding sequence ATGAATAGAAAAGGCATTTTATTTGTAATATCAGGTCCTTCAGGGGTGGGAAAGGGAACTCTTAAAAAGGCTTTACTGGACCAAACCAAGGACCTGAATCTATCCATATCGGCCACTACTCGCCCGGCAAGGCTTGGAGAAGTTCATGGGCAGCATTATTTTTTTGTGGATCAGGCCAAATTCCGGGAAATGATAGAGCAGGATGCCTTTCTGGAGTGGGCTCAGGTATATTCCAATCTATATGGAACTCCACGGGGATTTGTATTAAATCATCTGCAACAGGGTCGAGATGTTCTCCTGGAGATTGATATTCAGGGAGCTCTTCAGGTTAAGGAAAAGATGCCTTCAGGAGTTTTTATATTTATATACCCACCCAACCTGGAAGAACTAGCTTTTCGCCTGGTATCCCGGGGACAAGATTCCCAGGACAGCATAGAAGCGCGTCTGGCTGCCTGTGAGAACGAATTAAAGCATATCGATTATTATGATTATCTTGTGGTTAATGACAAAATTGACCGTGCTCTCCAAAAGATAACTGCGATTATTATTGCTGAGAGATGTAAAATAAAAAATTTGAATATGAGGTGA
- the remA gene encoding extracellular matrix/biofilm regulator RemA translates to MDIKLVNIGFGNIVAANRIVAIVSPESAPIKRIIQEAREKGILIDATYGRRTRAVIIADSAHVILSAVQPETVANRLSSKDVNEES, encoded by the coding sequence ATGGATATTAAATTGGTAAACATAGGTTTTGGAAATATTGTGGCTGCTAATAGGATAGTAGCTATAGTAAGCCCCGAATCAGCCCCGATAAAAAGAATTATTCAGGAAGCAAGAGAAAAAGGCATTCTGATTGATGCTACCTACGGACGCAGAACCAGAGCAGTTATTATAGCAGACAGTGCACATGTTATATTATCTGCAGTTCAACCAGAAACTGTCGCCAATCGCCTTTCCTCCAAGGATGTGAATGAAGAGTCTTAA